A region from the Felis catus isolate Fca126 chromosome F1, F.catus_Fca126_mat1.0, whole genome shotgun sequence genome encodes:
- the ATP2B4 gene encoding plasma membrane calcium-transporting ATPase 4 isoform X3 produces the protein MTNPTERTLPANSMVESHEREFGCTVMDLRKLMELRSTDAINQINVHYGGVTNLCSRLKTNPVEGLSGNPADLEKRKHVFGQNFIPPKKPKTFLELVWEALQDVTLIILEIAAIISLVLSFYRPPGEENEQCGLPVSSPEDEGEAEAGWIEGAAILFSVIIVVLVTAFNDWSKEKQFRGLQNRIEKEQKFSVIRNGHIIQLPVAEIVVGDIAQIKYGDLLPADGILIQGNDLKIDESSLTGESDHVKKSVERDPMLLSGTHVMEGSGRMVVTAVGINSQTGIIFTLLGASEGEEEEKKKKGKKQGVPENRNKAKTQDGVALEIQPLNSQEGTDNEEKEKKAAKLPRKEKSVLQGKLTRLAVQIGKAGLIMSAITVLILILYFVIDNFVIHRRAWLPECTPIYIQYFVKFFIIGITVLVVAVPEGLPLAVTISLAYSVKKMMKDNNLVRHLDACETMGNATAICSDKTGTLTMNRMTVVQAYIGDTHYHQIPSPDVLLPKVLDLIVNGISINSAYTSKILPPEKEGGLPRQVGSKTECALLGFVTDLKQDYHAVRNEVPEEKLYKVYTFNSVRKSMSTVIEKPSGGYRMYSKGASEIILRKCNRILDKKGEVVPFKNKDRDEIVRTVIEPMACEGLRTICIAYRDFNDGEPPWDNESEILTELTCVAVVGIEDPVRPEVPDAIAKCKQAGITVRMVTGDNINTARAIATKCGIVTPGDDFLCLEGKEFNRLIRNEKGEVEQEKLDKIWPKLRVLARSSPTDKHTLVKGIIDSTVGEQRQVVAVTGDGTNDGPALKKADVGFAMGIAGTDVAKEASDIILTDDNFTSIVKAVMWGRNVYDSISKFLQFQLTVNVVAVIVAFTGACITQDSPLKAVQMLWVNLIMDTFASLALATEPPTESLLKRRPYGRNKPLISRTMMKNILGHAVYQLTVIFFLVFAGEKFFDIDSGRKAPLHSPPSQHYTIIFNTFVLMQLFNEINSRKIHGERNVFAGIFRNLIFCCVVLGTFISQILIVEFGGKPFSCTKLTLSQWFWCLFIGIGELLWGQIISSIPTQSLKFLKEAGHGTTKEEITKDAEGLDEIDHAEMELRRGQILWFRGLNRIQTQIDVINTFQTGASFKGVLKRQTMGQHLDVKHVPSSSYVTVAPVRSPPTTSVPAAVPPPTLGNQSGQSVP, from the exons ATGACGAACCCAACAGAACGTACCTTGCCGGCCAACTCGATGGTTGAGAGCCACGAGCGGGAGTTTGGCTGCACAGTAATGGACCTGCGGAAGCTCATGGAGCTACGTTCGACCGACGCAATCAACCAGATCAACGTCCACTACGGGGGTGTAACGAATCTCTGCAGTAGACTGAAAACCAACCCCGTGGAAG GTCTGTCTGGGAACCCTGCGGACCTGGAGAAACGTAAGCACGTGTTCGGACAGAACTTTATCCCCCCCAAAAAGCCCAAGACCTTCTTAGAACTAGTGTGGGAAGCCCTCCAAGATGTCACACTCATCATCCTGGAGATTGCAGCCATCATCTCCCTCGTCCTGTCCTTCTATCGGCCCCCCGGTGAAGAAAATGAAC AGTGTGGTCTACCCGTAAGTAGCCCGGAAGatgaaggagaggcagaagccGGCTGGATTGAGGGGGCAGCCATCCTGTTCTCCGTGATCATCGTGGTGCTGGTGACTGCCTTCAATGATTGGAGCAAAGAGAAGCAATTCCGGGGGCTGCAGAACCGCATCGAAAAGGAACAGAAATTCTCCGTGATCCGAAATGGTCACATCATCCAGCTCCCCGTGGCTGAGATCGTGGTGGGTGACATCGCCCAAATCAAATACG GTGACCTACTGCCCGCAGATGGGATCCTGATCCAGGGGAACGATCTCAAGATTGACGAGAGCTCTCTGACTGGGGAATCAGACCATGTCAAGAAGTCTGTGGAAAGGGACCCAATGCTGCTCTCAG GGACCCATGTCATGGAAGGTTCTGGCCGGATGGTAGTGACGGCTGTGGGTATCAACTCTCAGACTGGAATCATCTTTACCCTTTTGGGAGCCAgcgagggagaagaggaggagaagaagaaaaaag GTAAAAAACAAGGAGTCCCTGAAAATCGCAACAAAG CAAAAACTCAGGATGGGGTGGCCCTGGAAATCCAGCCACTCAACAGCCAGGAGGGGACCGACAacgaggagaaggagaagaaggcgGCCAAGCTGCCCAGAAAGGAGAAGTCGGTGCTGCAGGGCAAGCTGACGCGCTTGGCTGTTCAGATCGGGAAAGCTG GCCTCATCATGTCTGCCATCACGGTTCTCATCCTGATCCTGTACTTTGTGATTGACAACTTCGTGATCCACCGCAGAGCGTGGCTGCCCGAGTGCACTCCCATCTACATCCAGTACTTTGTCAAGTTCTTCATCATCGGCATCACTGTGCTGGTGGTGGCCGTGCCAGAGGGGCTGCCGCTGGCTGTCACCATTTCCCTGGCCTACTCCGTGAAG AAAATGATGAAAGACAATAACCTGGTGCGGCACCTGGATGCTTGTGAGACAATGGGCAACGCCACAGCCATTTGCTCTGATAAGACCGGCACGTTGACCATGAACCGCATGACCGTGGTACAGGCTTATATTGGAGACACCCATTACCATCAGATCCCGAGCCCTGATGTCCTCCTGCCCAAGGTCCTGGATCTTATTGTCAATGGCATTTCTATCAACAGTGCCTATACCTCCAAGATTCTG CCTCCGGAGAAGGAGGGAGGTCTGCCGCGGCAGGTGGGCAGCAAGACCGAATGCGCTCTGCTGGGCTTTGTCACAGACCTGAAGCAGGATTACCATGCGGTGCGCAATGAGGTGCCCGAGGAGAAGCTCTACAAGGTGTACACCTTCAACTCGGTGCGCAAATCCATGAGCACGGTCATCGAGAAGCCCAGCGGGGGCTACCGCATGTACAGCAAGGGCGCCTCGGAGATCATCTTGCGCAA GTGCAATCGAATCCTGGACAAGAAAGGGGAAGTGGTGCCGTTCAAGAACAAGGACCGAGATGAGATAGTGCGCACTGTCATCGAGCCCATGGCCTGTGAGGGCCTCCGAACTATCTGCATAGCTTACCGGGATTTCAATGACGGAGAGCCCCCGTGGGACAACGAGAGTGAGATCCTCACCGAACTGACCTGCGTCgcggtggtgggcattgaggaccCCGTGCGCCCAGAG GTCCCAGACGCTATCGCCAAATGCAAACAAGCTGGCATCACTGTCAGAATGGTGACCGGTGACAACATCAACACAGCCCGGGCCATCGCCACCAAATGTGGCATTGTCACACCTGGGGATGACTTCTTGTGCTTAGAAGGCAAAGAGTTCAACCGACTTATCCGCAACGAGAAGGGCGAG GTGGAGCAAGAGAAGCTGGACAAGATCTGGCCTAAGCTTCGAGTCTTGGCGCGATCGTCCCCCACTGACAAGCACACCCTGGTGAAAG GCATCATCGACAGCACTGTTGGGGAACAGCGACAGGTGGTGGCTGTCACCGGCGATGGCACGAATGACGGGCCGGCCCTGAAGAAAGCAGATGTTGGCTTTGCCATG gGTATCGCAGGCACGGATGTGGCAAAGGAGGCATCAGACATCATCCTAACAGACGACAACTTCACCAGCATTGTGAAGGCAGTGATGTGGGGGCGAAACGTCTATGACAGCATCTCCAAGTTTCTGCAGTTCCAGCTCACTGTCAACGTGGTGGCCGTGATTGTGGCCTTCACCGGAGCCTGTATCACTCAG GATTCCCCACTGAAAGCCGTGCAGATGTTGTGGGTTAACCTAATCATGGACACTTTTGCCTCCTTGGCCCTGGCCACCGAGCCTCCTACGGAGTCTCTGTTGAAGCGTCGCCCCTATGGCCGCAATAAGCCCCTGATCTCACGTACTATGATGAAGAACATCTTGGGCCACGCAGTCTATCAGCTCACTGTCatctttttccttgtctttgccG GTGAGAAATTCTTTGACATCGATAGCGGGAGGAAGGCGCCTCTACATTCCCCACCCAGCCAACACTACACCATTATTTTCAACACCTTTGTGCTGATGCAGCTCTTCAACGAAATCAACTCCCGCAAGATCCACGGAGAGAGGAACGTCTTTGCAGGCATCTTCCGCAACCTCATCTTctgctgtgtggtcttgggcacgTTCATCAGCCAG ATTCTCATTGTGGAATTCGGGGGTAAACCCTTCAGTTGCACGAAGCTCACCCTGTCTCAGTGGTTTTGGTGCCTCTTCATTGGCATCGGAGAACTGCTGTGGGGCCAG ATAATCTCCTCGATACCTACGCAATCCCTGAAGTTCCTGAAGGAGGCCGGGCATGGCACCACGAAAGAGGAGATCACCAAGGACGCGGAGGGGCTGGATGAGATCGACCACGCGGAGATGGAGCTGCGCCGAGGCCAGATCCTCTGGTTCCGGGGCCTGAACCGCATCCAGACTCAG
- the ATP2B4 gene encoding plasma membrane calcium-transporting ATPase 4 isoform X1, whose translation MTNPTERTLPANSMVESHEREFGCTVMDLRKLMELRSTDAINQINVHYGGVTNLCSRLKTNPVEGLSGNPADLEKRKHVFGQNFIPPKKPKTFLELVWEALQDVTLIILEIAAIISLVLSFYRPPGEENEQCGLPVSSPEDEGEAEAGWIEGAAILFSVIIVVLVTAFNDWSKEKQFRGLQNRIEKEQKFSVIRNGHIIQLPVAEIVVGDIAQIKYGDLLPADGILIQGNDLKIDESSLTGESDHVKKSVERDPMLLSGTHVMEGSGRMVVTAVGINSQTGIIFTLLGASEGEEEEKKKKGKKQGVPENRNKAKTQDGVALEIQPLNSQEGTDNEEKEKKAAKLPRKEKSVLQGKLTRLAVQIGKAGLIMSAITVLILILYFVIDNFVIHRRAWLPECTPIYIQYFVKFFIIGITVLVVAVPEGLPLAVTISLAYSVKKMMKDNNLVRHLDACETMGNATAICSDKTGTLTMNRMTVVQAYIGDTHYHQIPSPDVLLPKVLDLIVNGISINSAYTSKILPPEKEGGLPRQVGSKTECALLGFVTDLKQDYHAVRNEVPEEKLYKVYTFNSVRKSMSTVIEKPSGGYRMYSKGASEIILRKCNRILDKKGEVVPFKNKDRDEIVRTVIEPMACEGLRTICIAYRDFNDGEPPWDNESEILTELTCVAVVGIEDPVRPEVPDAIAKCKQAGITVRMVTGDNINTARAIATKCGIVTPGDDFLCLEGKEFNRLIRNEKGEVEQEKLDKIWPKLRVLARSSPTDKHTLVKGIIDSTVGEQRQVVAVTGDGTNDGPALKKADVGFAMGIAGTDVAKEASDIILTDDNFTSIVKAVMWGRNVYDSISKFLQFQLTVNVVAVIVAFTGACITQDSPLKAVQMLWVNLIMDTFASLALATEPPTESLLKRRPYGRNKPLISRTMMKNILGHAVYQLTVIFFLVFAGEKFFDIDSGRKAPLHSPPSQHYTIIFNTFVLMQLFNEINSRKIHGERNVFAGIFRNLIFCCVVLGTFISQILIVEFGGKPFSCTKLTLSQWFWCLFIGIGELLWGQIISSIPTQSLKFLKEAGHGTTKEEITKDAEGLDEIDHAEMELRRGQILWFRGLNRIQTQIKVVKAFHSSLHESIQKPKNQNSIHNFMTHPEFAIDEEVPRTPLLDEHEEEDLEQAPKAGTRVLLLDGEVTPYANKNNNAVDCSQVHIVASHADSPLHSLETSV comes from the exons ATGACGAACCCAACAGAACGTACCTTGCCGGCCAACTCGATGGTTGAGAGCCACGAGCGGGAGTTTGGCTGCACAGTAATGGACCTGCGGAAGCTCATGGAGCTACGTTCGACCGACGCAATCAACCAGATCAACGTCCACTACGGGGGTGTAACGAATCTCTGCAGTAGACTGAAAACCAACCCCGTGGAAG GTCTGTCTGGGAACCCTGCGGACCTGGAGAAACGTAAGCACGTGTTCGGACAGAACTTTATCCCCCCCAAAAAGCCCAAGACCTTCTTAGAACTAGTGTGGGAAGCCCTCCAAGATGTCACACTCATCATCCTGGAGATTGCAGCCATCATCTCCCTCGTCCTGTCCTTCTATCGGCCCCCCGGTGAAGAAAATGAAC AGTGTGGTCTACCCGTAAGTAGCCCGGAAGatgaaggagaggcagaagccGGCTGGATTGAGGGGGCAGCCATCCTGTTCTCCGTGATCATCGTGGTGCTGGTGACTGCCTTCAATGATTGGAGCAAAGAGAAGCAATTCCGGGGGCTGCAGAACCGCATCGAAAAGGAACAGAAATTCTCCGTGATCCGAAATGGTCACATCATCCAGCTCCCCGTGGCTGAGATCGTGGTGGGTGACATCGCCCAAATCAAATACG GTGACCTACTGCCCGCAGATGGGATCCTGATCCAGGGGAACGATCTCAAGATTGACGAGAGCTCTCTGACTGGGGAATCAGACCATGTCAAGAAGTCTGTGGAAAGGGACCCAATGCTGCTCTCAG GGACCCATGTCATGGAAGGTTCTGGCCGGATGGTAGTGACGGCTGTGGGTATCAACTCTCAGACTGGAATCATCTTTACCCTTTTGGGAGCCAgcgagggagaagaggaggagaagaagaaaaaag GTAAAAAACAAGGAGTCCCTGAAAATCGCAACAAAG CAAAAACTCAGGATGGGGTGGCCCTGGAAATCCAGCCACTCAACAGCCAGGAGGGGACCGACAacgaggagaaggagaagaaggcgGCCAAGCTGCCCAGAAAGGAGAAGTCGGTGCTGCAGGGCAAGCTGACGCGCTTGGCTGTTCAGATCGGGAAAGCTG GCCTCATCATGTCTGCCATCACGGTTCTCATCCTGATCCTGTACTTTGTGATTGACAACTTCGTGATCCACCGCAGAGCGTGGCTGCCCGAGTGCACTCCCATCTACATCCAGTACTTTGTCAAGTTCTTCATCATCGGCATCACTGTGCTGGTGGTGGCCGTGCCAGAGGGGCTGCCGCTGGCTGTCACCATTTCCCTGGCCTACTCCGTGAAG AAAATGATGAAAGACAATAACCTGGTGCGGCACCTGGATGCTTGTGAGACAATGGGCAACGCCACAGCCATTTGCTCTGATAAGACCGGCACGTTGACCATGAACCGCATGACCGTGGTACAGGCTTATATTGGAGACACCCATTACCATCAGATCCCGAGCCCTGATGTCCTCCTGCCCAAGGTCCTGGATCTTATTGTCAATGGCATTTCTATCAACAGTGCCTATACCTCCAAGATTCTG CCTCCGGAGAAGGAGGGAGGTCTGCCGCGGCAGGTGGGCAGCAAGACCGAATGCGCTCTGCTGGGCTTTGTCACAGACCTGAAGCAGGATTACCATGCGGTGCGCAATGAGGTGCCCGAGGAGAAGCTCTACAAGGTGTACACCTTCAACTCGGTGCGCAAATCCATGAGCACGGTCATCGAGAAGCCCAGCGGGGGCTACCGCATGTACAGCAAGGGCGCCTCGGAGATCATCTTGCGCAA GTGCAATCGAATCCTGGACAAGAAAGGGGAAGTGGTGCCGTTCAAGAACAAGGACCGAGATGAGATAGTGCGCACTGTCATCGAGCCCATGGCCTGTGAGGGCCTCCGAACTATCTGCATAGCTTACCGGGATTTCAATGACGGAGAGCCCCCGTGGGACAACGAGAGTGAGATCCTCACCGAACTGACCTGCGTCgcggtggtgggcattgaggaccCCGTGCGCCCAGAG GTCCCAGACGCTATCGCCAAATGCAAACAAGCTGGCATCACTGTCAGAATGGTGACCGGTGACAACATCAACACAGCCCGGGCCATCGCCACCAAATGTGGCATTGTCACACCTGGGGATGACTTCTTGTGCTTAGAAGGCAAAGAGTTCAACCGACTTATCCGCAACGAGAAGGGCGAG GTGGAGCAAGAGAAGCTGGACAAGATCTGGCCTAAGCTTCGAGTCTTGGCGCGATCGTCCCCCACTGACAAGCACACCCTGGTGAAAG GCATCATCGACAGCACTGTTGGGGAACAGCGACAGGTGGTGGCTGTCACCGGCGATGGCACGAATGACGGGCCGGCCCTGAAGAAAGCAGATGTTGGCTTTGCCATG gGTATCGCAGGCACGGATGTGGCAAAGGAGGCATCAGACATCATCCTAACAGACGACAACTTCACCAGCATTGTGAAGGCAGTGATGTGGGGGCGAAACGTCTATGACAGCATCTCCAAGTTTCTGCAGTTCCAGCTCACTGTCAACGTGGTGGCCGTGATTGTGGCCTTCACCGGAGCCTGTATCACTCAG GATTCCCCACTGAAAGCCGTGCAGATGTTGTGGGTTAACCTAATCATGGACACTTTTGCCTCCTTGGCCCTGGCCACCGAGCCTCCTACGGAGTCTCTGTTGAAGCGTCGCCCCTATGGCCGCAATAAGCCCCTGATCTCACGTACTATGATGAAGAACATCTTGGGCCACGCAGTCTATCAGCTCACTGTCatctttttccttgtctttgccG GTGAGAAATTCTTTGACATCGATAGCGGGAGGAAGGCGCCTCTACATTCCCCACCCAGCCAACACTACACCATTATTTTCAACACCTTTGTGCTGATGCAGCTCTTCAACGAAATCAACTCCCGCAAGATCCACGGAGAGAGGAACGTCTTTGCAGGCATCTTCCGCAACCTCATCTTctgctgtgtggtcttgggcacgTTCATCAGCCAG ATTCTCATTGTGGAATTCGGGGGTAAACCCTTCAGTTGCACGAAGCTCACCCTGTCTCAGTGGTTTTGGTGCCTCTTCATTGGCATCGGAGAACTGCTGTGGGGCCAG ATAATCTCCTCGATACCTACGCAATCCCTGAAGTTCCTGAAGGAGGCCGGGCATGGCACCACGAAAGAGGAGATCACCAAGGACGCGGAGGGGCTGGATGAGATCGACCACGCGGAGATGGAGCTGCGCCGAGGCCAGATCCTCTGGTTCCGGGGCCTGAACCGCATCCAGACTCAG
- the ATP2B4 gene encoding plasma membrane calcium-transporting ATPase 4 isoform X5: MTNPTERTLPANSMVESHEREFGCTVMDLRKLMELRSTDAINQINVHYGGVTNLCSRLKTNPVEGLSGNPADLEKRKHVFGQNFIPPKKPKTFLELVWEALQDVTLIILEIAAIISLVLSFYRPPGEENEQCGLPVSSPEDEGEAEAGWIEGAAILFSVIIVVLVTAFNDWSKEKQFRGLQNRIEKEQKFSVIRNGHIIQLPVAEIVVGDIAQIKYGDLLPADGILIQGNDLKIDESSLTGESDHVKKSVERDPMLLSGTHVMEGSGRMVVTAVGINSQTGIIFTLLGASEGEEEEKKKKAKTQDGVALEIQPLNSQEGTDNEEKEKKAAKLPRKEKSVLQGKLTRLAVQIGKAGLIMSAITVLILILYFVIDNFVIHRRAWLPECTPIYIQYFVKFFIIGITVLVVAVPEGLPLAVTISLAYSVKKMMKDNNLVRHLDACETMGNATAICSDKTGTLTMNRMTVVQAYIGDTHYHQIPSPDVLLPKVLDLIVNGISINSAYTSKILPPEKEGGLPRQVGSKTECALLGFVTDLKQDYHAVRNEVPEEKLYKVYTFNSVRKSMSTVIEKPSGGYRMYSKGASEIILRKCNRILDKKGEVVPFKNKDRDEIVRTVIEPMACEGLRTICIAYRDFNDGEPPWDNESEILTELTCVAVVGIEDPVRPEVPDAIAKCKQAGITVRMVTGDNINTARAIATKCGIVTPGDDFLCLEGKEFNRLIRNEKGEVEQEKLDKIWPKLRVLARSSPTDKHTLVKGIIDSTVGEQRQVVAVTGDGTNDGPALKKADVGFAMGIAGTDVAKEASDIILTDDNFTSIVKAVMWGRNVYDSISKFLQFQLTVNVVAVIVAFTGACITQDSPLKAVQMLWVNLIMDTFASLALATEPPTESLLKRRPYGRNKPLISRTMMKNILGHAVYQLTVIFFLVFAGEKFFDIDSGRKAPLHSPPSQHYTIIFNTFVLMQLFNEINSRKIHGERNVFAGIFRNLIFCCVVLGTFISQILIVEFGGKPFSCTKLTLSQWFWCLFIGIGELLWGQIISSIPTQSLKFLKEAGHGTTKEEITKDAEGLDEIDHAEMELRRGQILWFRGLNRIQTQIDVINTFQTGASFKGVLKRQTMGQHLDVKHVPSSSYVTVAPVRSPPTTSVPAAVPPPTLGNQSGQSVP; this comes from the exons ATGACGAACCCAACAGAACGTACCTTGCCGGCCAACTCGATGGTTGAGAGCCACGAGCGGGAGTTTGGCTGCACAGTAATGGACCTGCGGAAGCTCATGGAGCTACGTTCGACCGACGCAATCAACCAGATCAACGTCCACTACGGGGGTGTAACGAATCTCTGCAGTAGACTGAAAACCAACCCCGTGGAAG GTCTGTCTGGGAACCCTGCGGACCTGGAGAAACGTAAGCACGTGTTCGGACAGAACTTTATCCCCCCCAAAAAGCCCAAGACCTTCTTAGAACTAGTGTGGGAAGCCCTCCAAGATGTCACACTCATCATCCTGGAGATTGCAGCCATCATCTCCCTCGTCCTGTCCTTCTATCGGCCCCCCGGTGAAGAAAATGAAC AGTGTGGTCTACCCGTAAGTAGCCCGGAAGatgaaggagaggcagaagccGGCTGGATTGAGGGGGCAGCCATCCTGTTCTCCGTGATCATCGTGGTGCTGGTGACTGCCTTCAATGATTGGAGCAAAGAGAAGCAATTCCGGGGGCTGCAGAACCGCATCGAAAAGGAACAGAAATTCTCCGTGATCCGAAATGGTCACATCATCCAGCTCCCCGTGGCTGAGATCGTGGTGGGTGACATCGCCCAAATCAAATACG GTGACCTACTGCCCGCAGATGGGATCCTGATCCAGGGGAACGATCTCAAGATTGACGAGAGCTCTCTGACTGGGGAATCAGACCATGTCAAGAAGTCTGTGGAAAGGGACCCAATGCTGCTCTCAG GGACCCATGTCATGGAAGGTTCTGGCCGGATGGTAGTGACGGCTGTGGGTATCAACTCTCAGACTGGAATCATCTTTACCCTTTTGGGAGCCAgcgagggagaagaggaggagaagaagaaaaaag CAAAAACTCAGGATGGGGTGGCCCTGGAAATCCAGCCACTCAACAGCCAGGAGGGGACCGACAacgaggagaaggagaagaaggcgGCCAAGCTGCCCAGAAAGGAGAAGTCGGTGCTGCAGGGCAAGCTGACGCGCTTGGCTGTTCAGATCGGGAAAGCTG GCCTCATCATGTCTGCCATCACGGTTCTCATCCTGATCCTGTACTTTGTGATTGACAACTTCGTGATCCACCGCAGAGCGTGGCTGCCCGAGTGCACTCCCATCTACATCCAGTACTTTGTCAAGTTCTTCATCATCGGCATCACTGTGCTGGTGGTGGCCGTGCCAGAGGGGCTGCCGCTGGCTGTCACCATTTCCCTGGCCTACTCCGTGAAG AAAATGATGAAAGACAATAACCTGGTGCGGCACCTGGATGCTTGTGAGACAATGGGCAACGCCACAGCCATTTGCTCTGATAAGACCGGCACGTTGACCATGAACCGCATGACCGTGGTACAGGCTTATATTGGAGACACCCATTACCATCAGATCCCGAGCCCTGATGTCCTCCTGCCCAAGGTCCTGGATCTTATTGTCAATGGCATTTCTATCAACAGTGCCTATACCTCCAAGATTCTG CCTCCGGAGAAGGAGGGAGGTCTGCCGCGGCAGGTGGGCAGCAAGACCGAATGCGCTCTGCTGGGCTTTGTCACAGACCTGAAGCAGGATTACCATGCGGTGCGCAATGAGGTGCCCGAGGAGAAGCTCTACAAGGTGTACACCTTCAACTCGGTGCGCAAATCCATGAGCACGGTCATCGAGAAGCCCAGCGGGGGCTACCGCATGTACAGCAAGGGCGCCTCGGAGATCATCTTGCGCAA GTGCAATCGAATCCTGGACAAGAAAGGGGAAGTGGTGCCGTTCAAGAACAAGGACCGAGATGAGATAGTGCGCACTGTCATCGAGCCCATGGCCTGTGAGGGCCTCCGAACTATCTGCATAGCTTACCGGGATTTCAATGACGGAGAGCCCCCGTGGGACAACGAGAGTGAGATCCTCACCGAACTGACCTGCGTCgcggtggtgggcattgaggaccCCGTGCGCCCAGAG GTCCCAGACGCTATCGCCAAATGCAAACAAGCTGGCATCACTGTCAGAATGGTGACCGGTGACAACATCAACACAGCCCGGGCCATCGCCACCAAATGTGGCATTGTCACACCTGGGGATGACTTCTTGTGCTTAGAAGGCAAAGAGTTCAACCGACTTATCCGCAACGAGAAGGGCGAG GTGGAGCAAGAGAAGCTGGACAAGATCTGGCCTAAGCTTCGAGTCTTGGCGCGATCGTCCCCCACTGACAAGCACACCCTGGTGAAAG GCATCATCGACAGCACTGTTGGGGAACAGCGACAGGTGGTGGCTGTCACCGGCGATGGCACGAATGACGGGCCGGCCCTGAAGAAAGCAGATGTTGGCTTTGCCATG gGTATCGCAGGCACGGATGTGGCAAAGGAGGCATCAGACATCATCCTAACAGACGACAACTTCACCAGCATTGTGAAGGCAGTGATGTGGGGGCGAAACGTCTATGACAGCATCTCCAAGTTTCTGCAGTTCCAGCTCACTGTCAACGTGGTGGCCGTGATTGTGGCCTTCACCGGAGCCTGTATCACTCAG GATTCCCCACTGAAAGCCGTGCAGATGTTGTGGGTTAACCTAATCATGGACACTTTTGCCTCCTTGGCCCTGGCCACCGAGCCTCCTACGGAGTCTCTGTTGAAGCGTCGCCCCTATGGCCGCAATAAGCCCCTGATCTCACGTACTATGATGAAGAACATCTTGGGCCACGCAGTCTATCAGCTCACTGTCatctttttccttgtctttgccG GTGAGAAATTCTTTGACATCGATAGCGGGAGGAAGGCGCCTCTACATTCCCCACCCAGCCAACACTACACCATTATTTTCAACACCTTTGTGCTGATGCAGCTCTTCAACGAAATCAACTCCCGCAAGATCCACGGAGAGAGGAACGTCTTTGCAGGCATCTTCCGCAACCTCATCTTctgctgtgtggtcttgggcacgTTCATCAGCCAG ATTCTCATTGTGGAATTCGGGGGTAAACCCTTCAGTTGCACGAAGCTCACCCTGTCTCAGTGGTTTTGGTGCCTCTTCATTGGCATCGGAGAACTGCTGTGGGGCCAG ATAATCTCCTCGATACCTACGCAATCCCTGAAGTTCCTGAAGGAGGCCGGGCATGGCACCACGAAAGAGGAGATCACCAAGGACGCGGAGGGGCTGGATGAGATCGACCACGCGGAGATGGAGCTGCGCCGAGGCCAGATCCTCTGGTTCCGGGGCCTGAACCGCATCCAGACTCAG